From Paraburkholderia sprentiae WSM5005:
CGCGTTGGCCGAGCATGGTTTCCGTGCGCACGATATCGACCAGTTTGTCATCGACGGCTGGGACGGAGTAGTCGAGTCGCAGTTTCGCGTTCTCAGTGGGTCGATTCCCGTCAGCCTGAAAGGGGCTCCTTATGCCGAACGCCGAGCCGATGATCTTCTCGCTTCGCTCGACGGCTCCGGACTGCTTGTCGGCGGCCAGTCCTTTCCTTATAAAAGCTATCCTCACGTGTCAGGCCATGTGGCCTCCGCGTACTGCACCAGTCCCTTTGCCCAAAGCGGGCAACCTGCATTCTGTTTGGTGTGGGATGGTGGCATCGTCCCACGCCTCTATCATGTAGAACGCCACCACGCCCGCCATGTTGACTGCCTGTTCCCCGTGATAGGTCACATCTACGCTGCGGCGGGTCATCACTTTGGTCCTTATAAGAAGCCGGGCGGTGCCCGGTGGGATCTGGGTGTGGCCGGCAAGCTGATGGCTTACATCGCGCTGGGCTCCGTTGACGAAGAGATCGTTGAGGTATTTCGCGGGCTTTATCAGGCACGCTTTGCTGGCGACACGGAGTGTGCGCAAGCTTATCGCGAGAACATCCACAGCGCGGACGCGTCACTAGCGGCTGTAGGAGAGTTCTTCGAAGCAAGCGCGCTGCGACTAGAAGCCAAGCCGCCCGAAGACGTACTCGCCTCGTTCCATGTATTCCTCGAGCGTCTTCTCGTTCATGAAATGGGTATCGCGCTGCAGCGCCATTCGATTGCGGGCCCGAAAAATTTGTGCATCGCTGGCGGATGCGGACTCAATATCAAATGGAACAGCGCCCTGCGCGCGAGCGGTTTGTTCGACGCAATCTGGGTGCCGCCGTTTCCCAACGATAGCGGGTCTGCGATTGGCGCCGCTTGTTGCGCGCTGGCAGCCGAGAAGGGCTTCGTGCCGCTGGAGTGGTCGGTATATAGCGGACCGGCCTTAAAAGGTTGCCAAGTACCGCCCGGATGGACGGCGTCTACTTGCTCCATTGCAGAACTCGCCAGCATACTCGCCAGTAGCGAGCCCGTCATTTTCCTTGCCGGCCGGGCCGAGCTCGGACCACGAGCATTGGGGGGCAGAAGCATTCTGGCCGCCGCGACTTTGCCCACAATGAAGGATCATCTCAACGACATCAAGTTTCGAGAGCACTTCCGTCCCGTAGCGCCAATATGCCTTGAGGATCGTGCGCCGACCATTTTTAGCCCGGGGAGCCCTGATCCCTATATGTTGTTCGATCATCAGACGCGCGCGGAATGGCGAGAACAAATCCCTGCCGTCGTGCATCTAGACGGATCTGCCCGATTGCAGACCATTTCAAGAACTTCCGAGCATCCGGTGGCGCAACTTCTGGTCGAATACGAAAAACTGACGGGTATTCCGTTGCTCTGCAACACGAGCGCCAACTATCACGGACGAGGTTTCTTCCCGGACGCTGCTTCAGCCTGTGCGTGGGGACGCGTCGAACGTGTGTGGTGCGATGGTTTGTTACTGACCAGGACTGGTCTGTCGCCGTCAGTCGACGAAACAATTTTCGCTACGTCGCCGTTCGAAGATTGCTGACGTTGCAGCTCAGTGGTCAGTACGACGCGGTCAATCGTCCCGGCAGAGTTCGCTCTATCGCTACGGTCCGAAGACGATGAGCAGGCCGCCCTTGGCTCGATTTTCGCAAGCACTTATCCCGGGCGGAGATTGCTTATCGACCCGCTGAACTTCGATGCCATCCTCGGAAATTTTCAAGGTAGTTGTGGCCTCAAAGATTAGAGTTCAGACGGCCTTTCGCTCCTGCTTATCGCGCTGCGGAGTGCCTGGCAGGTTGTGAGTTCGATCCGGGTTCAGATGCACAGCACTTACGCGCTGTGCGCGTGCGGCCTTTCCATCGGAGCGGATTGCGTTGTCGGGCAGTCTCGTAGAGCGCCACGCGTCGATGCAGAATGTCCTGATCAAGGTTGGCATGACGCTGCGCCGGCCTCGGCGCAACACTCAAAGCACCTGTCAGTTAAACGGTGGCGGTCTGAGCAAC
This genomic window contains:
- the nodU gene encoding nodulation protein NodU — protein: MDQLTSVRPGDIMRICGIKLTHDGAIALVEDGKLVFCVEQEKRDNNPRYQAIDDLDAIVIALAEHGFRAHDIDQFVIDGWDGVVESQFRVLSGSIPVSLKGAPYAERRADDLLASLDGSGLLVGGQSFPYKSYPHVSGHVASAYCTSPFAQSGQPAFCLVWDGGIVPRLYHVERHHARHVDCLFPVIGHIYAAAGHHFGPYKKPGGARWDLGVAGKLMAYIALGSVDEEIVEVFRGLYQARFAGDTECAQAYRENIHSADASLAAVGEFFEASALRLEAKPPEDVLASFHVFLERLLVHEMGIALQRHSIAGPKNLCIAGGCGLNIKWNSALRASGLFDAIWVPPFPNDSGSAIGAACCALAAEKGFVPLEWSVYSGPALKGCQVPPGWTASTCSIAELASILASSEPVIFLAGRAELGPRALGGRSILAAATLPTMKDHLNDIKFREHFRPVAPICLEDRAPTIFSPGSPDPYMLFDHQTRAEWREQIPAVVHLDGSARLQTISRTSEHPVAQLLVEYEKLTGIPLLCNTSANYHGRGFFPDAASACAWGRVERVWCDGLLLTRTGLSPSVDETIFATSPFEDC